Proteins encoded in a region of the Planococcus shixiaomingii genome:
- a CDS encoding polysaccharide deacetylase family protein, with amino-acid sequence MKKHVIKHVRKTLNQPYMVPVNNLFSPFFSGIGTIVTLHRVVASSEDFICEDLEITTDYLEEIINYFIKNNYEIVSLDIAHEIITGKIKTAKKFAVITFDDGYEDNYSLAYPIFKKYNLPFTIYVTTSFPDKTALLWWYALKDLTNRKESIKFELHGINYTFNTEVLKENAYSAIRELIMSLNIKQQKVLWTALFEENGIDIHQYSQKLTMSWEQIKELSQDSIVTIGAHTTNHFNLKALDAETARKEILDSKEKLETMIEAKVDHFAFPFGTKNEAGSREFEIAGKMNFKTCTTTRCGNIFPEHSNHLSSLPRIVPSPDLFASFPHSYASGFFPALKHRFKRVITY; translated from the coding sequence ATGAAAAAACATGTAATCAAACATGTTCGAAAAACATTAAATCAACCTTATATGGTACCTGTAAACAACTTATTTAGCCCCTTTTTTTCTGGCATTGGTACCATTGTGACGCTACATAGAGTGGTTGCTAGCAGCGAAGATTTTATTTGCGAGGATTTAGAAATTACTACGGACTATTTAGAGGAAATAATCAACTATTTTATTAAAAATAATTATGAAATAGTTTCTTTAGATATCGCACACGAAATAATAACAGGGAAAATTAAAACAGCTAAAAAGTTTGCCGTTATAACATTTGATGACGGTTATGAAGATAATTACTCTTTAGCATACCCGATTTTCAAAAAATACAATTTGCCTTTTACAATTTATGTTACCACCAGTTTCCCCGACAAAACTGCACTTTTATGGTGGTATGCTTTAAAGGATTTAACGAATCGCAAAGAATCCATTAAATTTGAACTTCATGGGATTAACTATACTTTCAATACAGAAGTATTAAAAGAAAATGCCTATTCTGCTATAAGAGAGCTGATTATGAGCTTGAATATAAAGCAGCAAAAAGTCTTATGGACCGCATTATTTGAAGAGAATGGAATTGATATTCATCAGTATTCACAAAAATTAACTATGTCTTGGGAGCAGATAAAGGAATTGTCACAAGACAGCATAGTTACAATCGGGGCTCATACAACTAATCACTTCAATTTAAAGGCATTGGATGCAGAAACAGCCAGGAAAGAAATACTCGATTCGAAAGAGAAACTTGAAACAATGATAGAGGCCAAGGTGGATCACTTTGCTTTTCCTTTCGGCACAAAAAATGAAGCAGGCAGCAGAGAATTTGAAATAGCTGGAAAGATGAATTTTAAAACTTGTACAACTACTAGATGTGGAAATATTTTCCCGGAACATTCTAATCACCTGAGCAGTCTACCAAGAATCGTTCCTAGTCCGGACCTGTTTGCATCTTTTCCTCATAGTTATGCAAGCGGTTTTTTTCCAGCTCTAAAACACAGATTTAAAAGGGTTATTACTTATTAA
- a CDS encoding GNAT family N-acetyltransferase, with protein MNDVFFDQNFGRLHEELGDGKCEVFKFHNHVGAIRHMFMKREIPIKINGETYYDLVTPAAYGGPVITGCSKDYKWDLVYEFTLAFEAYCKENRIVSEYVRFHPVASNASDFSLCYETDYICDTYGTNLKAFPDPVQEEFSQSCQQTIWRALEAGVEYRVTAKPDSLEGFANFYTQLVANGDADYGYFLECGKLLKEQLVVVEALYKEQVIGMSLNFRSNDVIHTHLSVTHPAFDYFSPAHIMHFGLTLWGKKNGVSLIHDGGWLVANSQTHDLSAFKKQFSKHTDFKLCTGRRIWDKEVYRILCEAMEVGNSADGFPAYRMKRKDSCAS; from the coding sequence ATGAATGATGTATTTTTTGATCAAAATTTTGGACGCCTGCATGAAGAATTAGGAGACGGAAAGTGTGAAGTGTTTAAGTTCCATAATCATGTAGGGGCGATCCGGCACATGTTTATGAAACGGGAAATCCCTATCAAGATTAATGGAGAAACTTACTATGATTTGGTTACGCCTGCTGCTTACGGAGGGCCGGTCATTACCGGCTGTTCGAAAGACTATAAATGGGATCTTGTTTATGAATTTACGCTTGCGTTTGAGGCGTATTGCAAGGAAAACCGCATCGTCAGTGAATATGTGCGTTTTCATCCTGTGGCTTCCAATGCGTCAGACTTTAGCCTGTGCTATGAAACCGACTATATCTGTGATACATACGGAACAAATTTAAAGGCTTTCCCGGATCCAGTTCAAGAGGAGTTTTCGCAGTCTTGCCAACAGACCATCTGGCGCGCTCTGGAAGCAGGAGTCGAGTACCGGGTTACAGCAAAGCCTGATAGCTTGGAGGGTTTTGCGAATTTTTATACGCAGCTTGTGGCGAACGGGGACGCAGACTATGGGTACTTCTTGGAATGTGGGAAATTGCTCAAAGAACAACTTGTTGTCGTTGAAGCACTCTACAAGGAGCAAGTGATCGGAATGAGTTTGAATTTCCGGTCGAACGATGTCATCCATACCCACTTGTCGGTAACGCATCCAGCCTTTGACTATTTCTCTCCAGCTCATATCATGCATTTCGGTCTTACGCTTTGGGGCAAAAAGAACGGCGTGTCCCTGATCCATGACGGCGGCTGGCTTGTTGCGAATAGCCAAACACATGACTTGTCCGCATTCAAAAAGCAGTTTAGCAAGCATACGGATTTTAAGCTGTGTACTGGAAGACGGATTTGGGATAAAGAAGTGTATCGGATATTGTGTGAAGCAATGGAGGTTGGCAATAGTGCTGATGGTTTTCCAGCTTATCGGATGAAGAGAAAGGATTCATGCGCAAGTTAA
- a CDS encoding DUF1028 domain-containing protein: protein MLKLNTFSIAARDEKTGQFGVAVSTKVPAVGLLCPFVKAGVGAIATQSFVNPYIGINGLKYLEEGLSAQEVMDRILQEDPDPSIRQFSIVDKEGKAVAFTGEKCDGWYGHITGNNFAVAGNMLVSEATVQEMAKSFESTGDLPLAERLLKVMEAGQAAGGDKRGRQSASLKVYSTEEYPLVDLRVDEHPDPVKELGRIYEVAKRELFPFMEMLPTLANPAGKFDFESSREMGLLQDNE, encoded by the coding sequence ATGTTAAAACTCAATACCTTTTCCATTGCGGCAAGAGATGAAAAAACCGGCCAGTTTGGGGTAGCGGTGTCCACGAAGGTTCCGGCTGTCGGTCTGCTTTGCCCGTTTGTAAAAGCCGGGGTCGGTGCCATTGCCACCCAGTCGTTTGTTAATCCGTACATCGGCATTAACGGGCTGAAGTATTTGGAAGAAGGGCTGTCCGCGCAGGAAGTGATGGACCGCATTTTGCAGGAAGACCCGGATCCGTCTATTCGCCAGTTCTCAATTGTCGATAAAGAAGGAAAAGCTGTAGCGTTTACCGGAGAGAAATGCGACGGGTGGTACGGGCATATCACCGGAAACAACTTTGCGGTGGCCGGCAATATGCTGGTGAGCGAAGCGACGGTTCAGGAAATGGCCAAATCGTTTGAAAGCACGGGCGACTTGCCGCTGGCTGAACGGCTGCTAAAGGTCATGGAAGCGGGACAAGCAGCTGGAGGCGATAAGCGCGGCAGACAGTCCGCATCACTGAAAGTGTATTCGACAGAAGAGTACCCGCTCGTCGATTTGCGTGTAGATGAGCACCCGGATCCGGTAAAAGAGCTCGGCCGCATTTACGAAGTGGCAAAAAGGGAGTTGTTTCCGTTCATGGAAATGCTGCCGACTTTAGCAAACCCGGCCGGCAAGTTCGATTTCGAGTCTTCTCGGGAGATGGGGTTGCTGCAGGATAATGAGTAA
- a CDS encoding sodium:solute symporter family transporter: protein MNIPWGNIIVILILGVIFIVSSWFISRKVSTADEYISGNGRLGVAFGTTSLLAFWITGNTIMAAPEAAYGLGVIGAIAYSFLGGVAVVSFSPLGKRIHEIIPHGKTVGDFYKNRFDKKNYYFFMVMLFIYMFGLLMTQGIGGGLLLEQIFDVPYTLAVVLTFIIVIAYATMGGFSSITGIAFFQVMLIFLVVIVVPPLVYFSTGIAPIYTGMLEFAPEKLDLLLPAGILFMFAGAMFAIGEVFMDNTFWQRAYAVRKDKLMSIFALAGVGWFFVPLATATLAFVAIGTNQAPAEVNQVAPFIAQIYGGNFVSWVFLVGVWSALASTIAAILNALVSLLIHDIYQNINPRADNAKLLRISKILTVVIGVLALLISLPKFLTMLQMLIFLGVINAAFVFPIIYGLFWKKLDATVSFIASILAIIVGYIVYYTVGDLQGVVASGWISFLVCFIGSLVKPANYNWSKLYRVGQSQASEVERK from the coding sequence GTGAATATTCCATGGGGGAACATCATAGTTATTTTGATCCTTGGAGTTATTTTCATTGTGTCGAGCTGGTTCATTTCCCGCAAAGTGTCGACGGCGGATGAGTATATCTCGGGGAATGGCCGGCTCGGAGTGGCCTTCGGGACGACTTCGTTGTTGGCATTCTGGATTACCGGAAACACCATCATGGCAGCACCGGAAGCGGCGTATGGGCTCGGAGTCATCGGAGCGATTGCCTATTCGTTCCTCGGTGGGGTGGCGGTCGTATCGTTTTCCCCCCTTGGCAAACGGATTCACGAAATCATTCCGCACGGCAAGACGGTCGGCGATTTTTACAAGAACCGCTTTGACAAAAAGAACTATTACTTTTTTATGGTCATGCTGTTTATCTATATGTTCGGGCTTCTCATGACGCAAGGAATCGGGGGCGGTTTGCTGCTTGAACAAATTTTCGATGTGCCTTATACATTGGCGGTTGTGCTGACGTTTATCATCGTTATCGCTTACGCCACTATGGGCGGCTTTTCTTCCATCACCGGGATTGCGTTTTTCCAAGTCATGCTCATCTTCTTGGTAGTCATTGTTGTGCCGCCGCTTGTGTACTTTTCTACTGGCATCGCACCCATCTATACGGGAATGCTGGAGTTCGCACCGGAAAAACTGGACTTGCTGCTGCCGGCAGGTATTCTCTTCATGTTTGCCGGAGCGATGTTCGCCATCGGGGAAGTGTTTATGGACAATACATTTTGGCAGCGGGCTTATGCAGTACGAAAAGATAAATTGATGAGCATTTTCGCTCTGGCTGGCGTCGGCTGGTTTTTCGTTCCGCTTGCGACTGCGACGCTCGCCTTTGTCGCAATCGGAACCAACCAGGCACCGGCAGAAGTCAACCAAGTGGCGCCTTTTATCGCCCAGATTTACGGCGGGAATTTTGTCAGCTGGGTGTTTTTGGTTGGCGTCTGGTCAGCGCTTGCTTCCACCATTGCGGCGATCCTAAATGCATTGGTTTCACTGCTGATCCACGACATCTACCAAAACATCAACCCGCGGGCGGATAATGCCAAGCTGCTCCGCATCAGTAAAATCTTGACGGTGGTCATCGGCGTATTGGCACTGTTGATTTCGTTGCCGAAGTTTTTGACGATGCTGCAAATGCTGATTTTCCTCGGCGTCATCAATGCGGCGTTCGTGTTCCCGATTATCTACGGTTTGTTCTGGAAAAAACTCGATGCCACGGTCTCTTTTATCGCTTCGATTCTGGCGATTATCGTCGGTTATATCGTTTATTACACAGTCGGGGATTTGCAGGGCGTGGTAGCGAGCGGCTGGATTTCGTTTCTCGTCTGCTTTATCGGAAGCCTTGTGAAACCGGCTAATTATAATTGGAGCAAGCTGTACCGGGTCGGCCAAAGCCAGGCATCGGAGGTGGAGCGTAAATGA
- a CDS encoding glycosyltransferase family 2 protein, which yields MNNIENIRPLISVIMPAYNAENYIEDAINSVLSQSYEEWELIIIDDCSSDKTLKIAEKLSNNDSRLKLIKNSKNIGVSETRNKAINLALGEWIAFLDSDDLWENAKLEKQIAHANKVGASFVFTGSSYINKEGKPFKGVFEVPESVDFNKLKRQNVIPCSSVLVRKECFETIRMERDNMHEDYAAWLRILKSGILAFGVNEPLLVYRLSVSSKSGNKFKTIGMNYRVFRSIEMNPVSSVYFAGVNLVNSLKKYNKILFKNKKIKRLRLTNPL from the coding sequence TTGAACAACATTGAAAATATAAGGCCGCTAATTAGTGTAATAATGCCCGCATACAATGCAGAAAATTATATAGAAGACGCTATTAATTCAGTTCTATCGCAAAGTTACGAAGAATGGGAATTAATTATCATTGATGACTGCTCCAGTGATAAGACATTAAAAATAGCCGAGAAGTTGAGTAACAATGATTCTCGTTTAAAGCTCATAAAGAACAGCAAAAATATCGGAGTTTCAGAAACTAGAAATAAAGCAATAAATCTAGCTTTAGGTGAATGGATTGCGTTTTTGGATAGTGATGATCTTTGGGAAAATGCAAAGCTAGAAAAACAAATTGCACATGCAAATAAAGTGGGCGCAAGTTTTGTTTTTACGGGGTCTTCTTATATTAATAAAGAAGGTAAGCCTTTTAAAGGAGTATTTGAGGTTCCTGAAAGTGTTGATTTTAACAAACTTAAAAGACAAAATGTTATTCCATGTTCATCAGTGTTAGTGAGAAAAGAATGTTTCGAAACTATCAGGATGGAACGCGACAATATGCACGAAGATTATGCAGCATGGTTAAGAATCTTAAAAAGTGGAATATTAGCTTTTGGAGTGAATGAACCTTTATTAGTCTATAGGCTTTCCGTAAGTTCTAAATCAGGTAATAAGTTCAAAACTATAGGTATGAATTATAGAGTATTTAGATCAATTGAGATGAATCCGGTTAGTTCTGTTTATTTCGCGGGTGTAAATCTTGTGAATTCATTGAAAAAATATAATAAAATTCTATTTAAAAATAAAAAAATAAAACGTCTTCGTCTCACAAATCCGCTCTAG
- a CDS encoding O-antigen ligase family protein, translated as MIYVNEQKNTSIFLSCLFITSVYLNAYYIDIGFALKPYMIVCMLVFFLVFFKFRIHKLRLFEMNILVFFIFYSATGIFSKYPQDSIRLIMAINLVLVVYFIMRFIFSSISIIKLEKAISISGIWFNVLSIALFVYGTYTLSFNFVGNGVRAYGILIDRGVPRLIGTFSDPNIFAFGNFIFFYYYLTHLKEKGTKIGLLLSATTLLLTFSRGAYLAILLGGIILLITSKTKIKVKIALFGPLFLYVLVTGASNFFNLNATQIVIDRFKASSSDNGSGRLDLWNNGLTLFADNPLFGIGIYNYRSYSNAIFNTDHYMHNTFLEVLTESGIFGFCLYLTIFLLVFYDFYIHRKSIIDTRYLFITLISMLVLMNSLSLVANEVFFLIMAMIWRYLFEIDKNQKKI; from the coding sequence ATGATTTACGTTAATGAACAAAAAAATACGAGTATCTTTCTATCATGTTTATTTATTACTTCAGTTTATTTAAATGCTTATTATATAGATATTGGATTTGCACTAAAACCTTACATGATTGTATGTATGTTGGTATTTTTTCTGGTTTTTTTCAAATTTCGTATTCATAAACTTCGCCTTTTTGAAATGAATATACTAGTTTTCTTTATTTTTTATTCTGCAACAGGAATATTTTCGAAATATCCTCAAGACAGTATTCGCTTAATTATGGCGATTAATCTAGTGTTAGTGGTTTATTTCATAATGCGATTTATTTTTAGCAGTATATCAATTATTAAGTTGGAAAAAGCTATTTCAATAAGTGGTATCTGGTTTAATGTCTTATCTATTGCATTATTTGTATATGGGACATATACATTAAGCTTTAATTTTGTGGGTAATGGAGTTCGCGCATATGGCATTTTAATAGATCGTGGTGTTCCCAGACTAATAGGGACTTTTTCAGATCCTAACATATTTGCATTTGGAAATTTTATTTTCTTTTATTACTACTTAACCCATTTAAAAGAAAAAGGTACAAAAATAGGTCTTCTTTTATCTGCCACTACTCTTTTACTTACATTCTCTAGAGGAGCATATTTAGCAATTTTACTTGGAGGAATAATATTATTAATAACATCAAAAACTAAAATAAAAGTGAAAATAGCGCTGTTTGGACCGCTATTTTTATACGTTCTTGTAACTGGTGCATCAAATTTCTTTAATTTAAATGCAACGCAGATAGTTATAGATAGATTTAAGGCATCGTCATCTGACAATGGAAGCGGAAGACTTGACCTTTGGAATAATGGTTTAACATTATTTGCTGATAACCCATTGTTTGGGATTGGTATTTATAACTACAGATCTTACAGCAATGCTATTTTTAATACAGATCATTATATGCATAACACGTTTTTAGAAGTTCTAACAGAATCAGGAATTTTTGGCTTTTGCCTTTATCTAACAATATTTTTGTTGGTATTCTATGATTTTTATATACACCGCAAAAGTATAATAGATACCCGATATTTATTTATTACTTTAATTTCAATGTTAGTACTTATGAATTCCCTTTCACTGGTCGCAAATGAAGTGTTCTTCTTAATAATGGCAATGATTTGGCGATATTTATTCGAAATAGATAAAAATCAGAAAAAAATTTAG
- a CDS encoding glycosyltransferase family 2 protein — MDIDYLVSTINQSDYSIVKNMNICENNYVVINQVFNNEVSPPADIHTPKRKFISVLDKGLSKSRNMAIKNSEGEICVICDDDMDYTLPADKINEYYNQYPKADIIIFKVDGINKNYWKKITKLSFLKTMKVSSVQITFKRENIISAGITFDEEFGAGAKYFFGEENILLWDCLRKNLNIIFVPEYIGNLNNNRPSSWFTGYDENYFFSKGAVFYRMSKLLSLPLVLQFAIRKYKTYHRYINIFKAVAHMLRGRKDLLKE, encoded by the coding sequence TTGGACATAGATTATTTAGTATCAACAATTAATCAGTCAGATTATTCTATAGTAAAGAATATGAATATTTGTGAAAATAATTACGTTGTCATCAATCAAGTTTTCAATAATGAAGTAAGTCCACCTGCTGATATCCATACTCCTAAAAGAAAATTTATTAGTGTACTAGACAAAGGTTTAAGTAAAAGCAGAAATATGGCCATAAAAAATAGTGAAGGAGAAATATGCGTTATTTGCGACGATGATATGGATTACACATTACCTGCAGATAAAATAAACGAGTATTATAATCAATATCCAAAAGCAGACATAATCATATTTAAAGTAGACGGAATAAATAAAAATTATTGGAAAAAAATTACTAAGTTAAGTTTCTTAAAAACCATGAAAGTATCATCTGTTCAAATTACCTTTAAAAGAGAAAATATAATCAGTGCCGGGATTACTTTTGATGAAGAATTTGGAGCTGGAGCTAAGTACTTTTTTGGGGAAGAAAATATATTGTTGTGGGACTGTTTAAGAAAAAATTTGAATATAATATTTGTCCCAGAGTATATAGGAAATTTAAATAATAATAGACCGTCTAGTTGGTTCACTGGTTATGATGAAAACTATTTTTTTTCTAAAGGTGCAGTTTTTTATAGAATGAGTAAATTGCTTTCTCTACCATTAGTGCTTCAGTTTGCCATTAGAAAATATAAAACTTATCATCGATACATCAATATTTTTAAGGCAGTAGCTCACATGTTAAGAGGAAGAAAGGATTTGTTGAAAGAATGA
- a CDS encoding sugar transferase produces MKIFETFLILVTIPLTIVITLIFAILVIVESKGGAFYSQTRSGKDGQSFTIYKLRSMYVDAEKNGPQWALPDDKRITKVGKFIRKTRIDELPQLWNVLKGDMSIIGPRPERPELAKEFAKVVPNFTDRLAVKPGLTGWAQINGGYELTPAEKLDYDLYYIKNKSILLDLKIMFHTVEILLTGKGAR; encoded by the coding sequence TTGAAAATTTTTGAGACCTTTTTAATTTTAGTTACTATTCCCCTTACTATTGTTATAACTTTGATTTTTGCCATTCTAGTTATAGTAGAAAGTAAGGGAGGCGCATTTTATTCACAAACAAGATCAGGAAAAGATGGTCAGAGTTTTACGATTTACAAGTTGCGTTCAATGTATGTGGACGCAGAAAAAAATGGTCCGCAATGGGCTCTTCCCGATGATAAAAGAATTACTAAAGTAGGAAAGTTCATACGAAAAACACGGATTGATGAATTACCGCAATTATGGAATGTGCTTAAAGGAGATATGTCAATTATTGGGCCGAGACCAGAAAGGCCTGAACTTGCTAAAGAATTCGCAAAAGTGGTGCCAAACTTTACTGACAGATTAGCTGTTAAGCCAGGACTGACAGGATGGGCACAAATTAATGGGGGATATGAGTTAACCCCGGCTGAAAAGTTGGATTACGATTTATACTATATAAAAAACAAAAGCATATTGCTCGATCTTAAAATTATGTTCCATACAGTGGAAATTCTTTTAACCGGTAAGGGAGCGAGATGA
- a CDS encoding glycosyltransferase family 2 protein, with protein MKELVSVIMSTYNEEPDWIRASIDSIINQSYCHLEFIIILDNPNDLAINKLLKDYEAADDRIKVIVNEKNLGLVNSLNIALKHCKGSYIARMDADDISEQNRLQIQKEYLENNNLDFVYSGMTIINEKGNRIKEWPKKTLTHLEVQKGMQVFNVSTHPTWFVKKEVYTALGGYRNIPFCEDYDFSLRALNQGYKIGRIAENLLEYRVRSTSISRSNSLEQFLICRKISKLNKNQRLEEMSFVNKEIVKVRKLFAQSSDKKFPYAESYYQEGVDLYKKGHYIRAILKFFNSVLASKYILLKMFDLFKYKILM; from the coding sequence ATGAAAGAATTAGTTTCGGTTATTATGAGCACTTATAATGAAGAGCCTGACTGGATAAGGGCAAGTATCGATTCAATAATAAATCAATCTTACTGCCACCTCGAATTTATAATAATTTTAGACAATCCTAATGATTTAGCAATAAACAAATTACTTAAGGACTATGAGGCTGCAGACGACAGAATAAAAGTGATTGTTAATGAAAAAAACCTCGGGTTAGTCAATAGTCTTAATATTGCTTTAAAGCATTGCAAAGGGAGTTATATAGCAAGGATGGATGCAGACGATATATCTGAGCAAAATAGACTTCAGATTCAAAAAGAGTACCTGGAAAATAATAATTTGGATTTTGTGTACTCTGGAATGACCATAATAAATGAAAAGGGCAATCGGATTAAAGAATGGCCTAAAAAAACACTAACTCATTTAGAAGTGCAAAAAGGTATGCAGGTTTTTAATGTATCTACCCATCCTACTTGGTTCGTAAAGAAAGAGGTATATACGGCTCTCGGTGGTTATAGAAACATTCCATTTTGTGAGGATTACGATTTCTCTCTCAGAGCATTAAATCAGGGTTACAAGATAGGGAGGATAGCAGAAAACTTGTTAGAGTATCGAGTGAGAAGTACTAGTATTTCAAGGAGTAACAGTTTGGAACAATTTTTAATCTGTCGAAAAATATCAAAGTTAAATAAGAACCAGCGTTTAGAGGAGATGTCATTTGTTAATAAAGAAATAGTTAAGGTAAGAAAGCTTTTTGCTCAATCTTCTGATAAAAAGTTTCCTTATGCAGAATCTTATTATCAAGAAGGAGTTGACCTCTATAAAAAAGGTCACTATATTCGTGCAATTCTCAAGTTCTTTAATAGTGTCTTAGCCAGCAAATACATTTTACTCAAAATGTTTGATTTATTTAAATACAAAATTCTTATGTAA
- a CDS encoding CpsD/CapB family tyrosine-protein kinase, with the protein MAKKKLLQQTARKLVTFTNPRSFVAEQFRTLRTNITFLSPDKDVRTMVVTSAVPSEGKSTTSANLAVTFAQEGKKVILVDGDMRKPTTHYTFNIKNTTGLSNVLTKQSTAEKTIRSTVVDRLDVLTSGPIPPNPVELLSSKSMDVLIQQLTDMYDLVIFDAPPVLSVTDGQIIANKCDGTILVINSGHTEKDMAVKAKEAIESSNSRIIGAVLNNFEISKDNGYYQYYGHTE; encoded by the coding sequence ATGGCCAAGAAAAAGCTTCTCCAGCAGACAGCACGTAAGCTCGTCACATTTACAAACCCACGTTCTTTTGTGGCTGAGCAATTCCGAACATTGCGCACGAATATTACCTTTTTATCCCCGGATAAGGACGTACGTACAATGGTCGTAACATCAGCAGTACCATCTGAAGGCAAGTCGACGACCTCAGCAAACCTTGCAGTGACATTTGCTCAAGAAGGCAAGAAGGTCATCCTGGTTGACGGTGATATGCGCAAACCGACGACTCACTACACATTTAACATTAAAAATACGACTGGTCTTTCAAATGTACTGACAAAGCAATCAACAGCAGAAAAAACGATCCGCTCCACTGTGGTGGATCGATTAGATGTGTTGACAAGCGGACCTATCCCGCCAAACCCAGTGGAATTGCTTTCATCGAAATCGATGGATGTGCTGATCCAACAATTGACCGACATGTACGACTTGGTGATATTCGATGCCCCACCAGTGCTGTCGGTAACGGATGGGCAGATCATTGCGAATAAATGCGACGGCACCATTCTTGTCATCAACTCGGGGCATACCGAGAAAGACATGGCAGTAAAAGCGAAAGAAGCGATTGAATCTTCAAATAGTCGCATCATCGGTGCTGTATTGAATAATTTCGAAATCTCGAAAGACAATGGCTATTATCAATATTACGGTCACACAGAGTAA
- a CDS encoding YveK family protein produces the protein MEEAISLREFFKTIRKRLSLIILLTFLAIIITGIISYFVLTPVYQMSTEILVNQSPAETGQLTDLNIQTDLQLIKTYSGIIKSPIILDQVMNEMNLAMTTDELAEKITVSNADQSQIMNISVQDEDSKVAMEIANTTANVFKNNIMDLMNVDNVTILSPAVLKGNPVAVFPNPVLNMAIATVVGLMLGVVIAFLLEYLDTTMKDQEDIKDILKIPLLGVISPIVEKAEIVEIEKMTFKRKGVIVDGQEKASPADST, from the coding sequence GTGGAAGAAGCGATTAGTTTACGCGAGTTCTTTAAAACGATCCGCAAGCGTCTTAGCCTTATTATATTGTTGACATTCCTCGCAATTATTATTACCGGAATCATCTCATATTTTGTGCTGACGCCTGTCTACCAAATGTCGACAGAGATTCTCGTCAACCAGAGCCCTGCAGAAACAGGACAATTGACAGACTTAAACATCCAAACCGATTTGCAATTAATTAAAACTTATTCAGGCATCATTAAAAGTCCAATAATCTTGGATCAAGTCATGAATGAAATGAACCTCGCTATGACAACAGATGAATTGGCCGAAAAAATTACCGTTAGCAACGCTGATCAATCGCAAATAATGAATATTTCAGTGCAGGATGAAGACTCGAAAGTGGCAATGGAAATTGCCAATACGACAGCTAATGTTTTTAAAAACAATATTATGGATTTGATGAACGTTGATAACGTCACAATTCTTTCCCCAGCAGTTTTAAAGGGAAATCCGGTTGCGGTATTCCCTAATCCGGTGCTCAATATGGCAATTGCAACAGTAGTCGGTTTAATGCTTGGAGTCGTAATCGCGTTCCTTTTGGAATATCTGGATACAACGATGAAAGATCAGGAGGACATCAAAGACATCCTGAAAATTCCACTGCTTGGCGTCATTTCGCCAATTGTTGAAAAAGCAGAAATTGTAGAGATTGAGAAAATGACTTTTAAAAGAAAGGGAGTGATAGTCGATGGCCAAGAAAAAGCTTCTCCAGCAGACAGCACGTAA